One Tamandua tetradactyla isolate mTamTet1 chromosome 20, mTamTet1.pri, whole genome shotgun sequence DNA segment encodes these proteins:
- the LOC143664401 gene encoding olfactory receptor 2V2-like — translation MATWYNQSSTEDFVLLGIFTQSPGDLVMFSVIMVVFPVALCGNVLFIFLIYIDLRLHTAMYVFLSQLSLMDPMLVCTNVPMMAVNFLSGKKFISFVCCGLQFGLFVILVGSEGLLFGFMSYDHYVAISHPLHYPILMSQRVCLQVVGSSWAFGILDGLVQMVVVMTLPYCGSREVEHFFCEELSLLKLACADTSIFEKVIYDCCDFMLLFPFSIIVASYAHILRTVLHINSAQARKKALATCSSHLTAVSLLYGAAMFIYLRPKWYWVPSHDKVVSVFHMVLTPMLNPLIYSLRNREVMGELRKVLDHCSVGS, via the coding sequence ATGGCAACATGGTACAACCAGTCATCCACGGAGGATTTTGTTCTCCTGGGCATCTTTACCCAAAGTCCAGGTGATCTTGTTATGTTCTCTGTCATCATGGTGGTCTTCCCAGTTGCTCTCTGTGGGAACGTCCTCTTCATCTTCCTCATCTACATTGATCTCCGACTTCATACAGCCATGTACGTCTTCCTCAGTCAGCTTTCCCTCATGGACCCCATGTTGGTCTGTACCAATGTACCAATGATGGCGGTCAATTTCCTGTCTGGCAAGAAGTTCATCTCCTTTGTGTGTTGTGGCTTACAATTTGGCCTCTTTGTCATCCTTGTGGGCTCTGAAGGGCTCTTGTTCGGGTTCATGTCTTATGACCACTATGTGGCCATCAGCCACCCACTTCACTATCCCATTCTCATGAGTCAGAGGGTCTGTCTCCAGGTTGTTGGAAGCTCCTGGGCCTTTGGGATACTAGATGGTTTGGTCCAGATGGTGGTAGTAATGACCCTCCCTTACTGTGGTTCCAGGGAAGTGGAACACTTTTTCTGTGAAGAGCTCTCCTTGTTGAAGCTGGCCTGTGCTGACACATCCATTTTTGAGAAAGTGATATATGATTGCTGTGACTTCATGctcctctttcccttctccatCATCGTGGCCTCCTATGCTCACATCCTCAGGACCGTGCTCCATATCAACTCTGCTCAGGCTCGGAAGAAGGCTCTGGCCACCTGTTCCTCCCACCTGACAGCCGTGTCCCTCTTATACGGAGCAGCCATGTTCATCTACCTGAGACCTAAGTGGTACTGGGTGCCCAGCCATGACAAGGTGGTCTCTGTCTTCCACATGGTCCTCActcccatgctcaaccccctcatTTATAGCTTGAGGAACCGAGAGGTGATGGGGGAACTGAGGAAGGTACTGGATCACTGCAGTGTTGGCAGCTAG